A stretch of Arachis hypogaea cultivar Tifrunner chromosome 15, arahy.Tifrunner.gnm2.J5K5, whole genome shotgun sequence DNA encodes these proteins:
- the LOC112747314 gene encoding protein CURVATURE THYLAKOID 1D, chloroplastic-like → MELFKLQAMPFSKLPSSLSSSSHSPLLLTPSLPLLPRSICMRNVLVRSTTSEETSSGSSSFFNEKRDGATYAEVVEPEDDKKNSFNGTDGKEKEFPVEDEQQGLSLDFLDKLDLKFDTDDTGSLVVYGGAAVVALWLTSAIVGAIDSIPLFPKVLEVIGLGYTVWFTSRYLLFKKNRDEFVAKLEELREQVLGSEDK, encoded by the exons ATGGAGCTCTTCAAACTTCAAGCTATGCCCTTTTCGAAGCTTCCGAGCTCCCTCTCGTCTTCTTCACACTCTCCTCTTCTCCTTACCCCCTCTCTACCTCTCTTACCTC GTTCAATCTGCATGAGAAATGTGTTGGTAAGATCAACGACATCTGAAGAAACATCGAGTGGGTCGAGTTCCTTTTTCAATGAGAAACGTGACGGTGCCACTTATGCTGAGGTTGTCGAACcagaagatgataagaagaattCGTTTAATGGAACCGATGGCAAAGAGAAAGAGTTTCCTGTGGAGGATGAACAGCAAGgcctctctttggattttctcgATAAGCTCGATCTTAAG TTTGACACAGATGATACTGGTTCCCTTGTCGTGTATGGTGGTGCTGCTGTAGTTGCCCTGTGGTTAACATCAGCCATTGTTGGTGCTATTGATTCTATTCCTTTG TTTCCCAAGGTTTTGGAAGTTATAGGTCTTGGTTACACAGTATGGTTCACTTCCCGTTATCTGCTTTTCAAG AAAAACAGGGATGAGTTTGTTGCTAAACTTGAGGAGCTCAGGGAACAAGTTCTTGGTTCAGAAGACAAGTGA